The Sporosarcina ureae genomic sequence CTAGTTTCGACGTCTCTTCTTCTTTTGCATGTTCTTCTTCTTCGCCAGGCATCACATCGTAGCGGTCACTTGCAAACGTCAAATGCTTAGAACCATTACCAGCCGATTCAATTAACGCGACAATACCCCGAATGAAAGGAATTTTTTTTAATTTAGTGCGTATAGGATGTGATTCTCTCGGTACATGGTAGTATTCGATCGTATCATCTTTCCGGCGAATGGCTGTCACCGTATCCTTCTTTCCACCGAACATTACACCTTCTATAAGTGCTTGACCTCCGTATGCTGGAGGAGTTTTCTGTTGGCTCATAACATACCCACACTTTCTGTCGTAAGAAACGATATCCCCATTGTACTAAAAAAAGTGAAATTGCACCATTGAGATGTTTAAAAAAGTGTAAATTGCCCGACACTGGAATGGGAGGTATTGTCATGAAAATTACTTCAACACATTTCTGGACAGCTGTTATGGCTGCGGTACTATCTATAATTTCACTAAAATTCCTACACGTTTTTAAATTTATTAAATGGTCACCAATCGGCTGGACGAAAAAACTTCATATGCTTACGACTTTTCCCGGCTGGCTTAAGTGGGTGCTATTAGGAGTCATTTGTTTTTTGCTATTTTTTATCCTGTACTTTATTGCTCGTCTGACGTTTAAGATTCCACCCACTGTTTCTTCATTGATCGTCACAATTATCGTGATTATCTTCATTGAATGGATGATCCACGTCAAAGCAGATTTGACCATGACACAATTCATAAAAAAAATATCGATACCGTTTGCTTGTTTGTTTGCGATGATTTTCCGTTTCGTCATCGGAACTTCTGTTTACATGAAAAAAACAATAGGCTAGAACAGTATTAGTATGTCCCGCTTACTCATTGTGCTAAAATAGGGAAGAAAAATGAGTGGGGGGGATTAAATGGAACTGTTACTCTTAAATGGCCCAAACTTGAACAGGCTAGGCAAAAGAGAACCGGATATATACGGGGCAGAGACACTTGCAGATATTGAAAGTCGAATTCGGCGTTTAGCGAATGAATCAGATATCGCGTTGTCGTGTTTTCAATCCAATATAGAGGGTGAGCTCATTAACAAGATTCATGATGCAGGGGATCGAGAAATTGATGGCATCATCTTCAATCCAGGCGCATTTACACACTACAGCATTGCGCTTCGCGACGCAATCGCTTCTATTTCTGTTCCTGTAATTGAAGTCCACATCTCAAATATACATACTCGTGAAGAGTTCCGACACACGTCTGTCATTGCTCCTGTAGCGGCAGGACAATTATGCGGTTTTGGAACAGCGGGCTATGATCTTGCCTTCCAAGCGTTTTTGTTAAAACGAGAGGAGAGACTATCTTGAAAATAGAGCAATTAAGAAAATTATTGAAAGAACAGCAACTCGATGCATTAGTAATCACAAATCCGTACAATCGTCGCTACATGACAAACTTCACGGGATCTGCAGGGACTGCAATTGTTTCACAAGTTGATGCAGTATTCATTACAGATTTCCGTTATATGGAGCAAGCGAATGACCAACTAACAGGCTATCGCATTGTCCAGCATACGGGCACGATGATTCAAGAAGTTGCGAACCAAGTAAAAGAAATGAAGATTGATACACTAGGCTTCGAAAAAGAGGATCTGAGCTATAGTCAGTTTGAAGTGTATAACGAACATGTAAAAGCAAAACTAGTGCCTGTCGCTGGTTTAATAGAGAAACTACGTTTAATTAAGACCCCGGAAGAAATCGAAGTGTTAAAGCAAGCGGCAGCCATTGCGGATGCGGCATTCGT encodes the following:
- the aroQ gene encoding type II 3-dehydroquinate dehydratase yields the protein MELLLLNGPNLNRLGKREPDIYGAETLADIESRIRRLANESDIALSCFQSNIEGELINKIHDAGDREIDGIIFNPGAFTHYSIALRDAIASISVPVIEVHISNIHTREEFRHTSVIAPVAAGQLCGFGTAGYDLAFQAFLLKREERLS